In Rhinolophus ferrumequinum isolate MPI-CBG mRhiFer1 chromosome 25, mRhiFer1_v1.p, whole genome shotgun sequence, the following proteins share a genomic window:
- the SUSD2 gene encoding sushi domain-containing protein 2: protein MKLSLLPCALLLLLATGPGPGPWPAAGAQESCSQRCGDRGGQCSCHPTCFGLGTCCSDLRNFCLEITPYSGSMMGGKDFVVQHLTWSVSTASVICRFKESVQTLGHVDSFGRVHCVSPLLYETGRIPFTLSMDNGQSFKSSGTWLAVHPSKVSEMEKSQLVNETRWQYYGTTDARGNLSVTWNATVLSTRSVSIELWGYEETGKPYSEEWTAKWSYLYSLATNVPNSGFFTFIPKPAPQNYRRWEVGALRIINSNHYPGEKDVHALWSNEHALAWHLGDDFQADPVAWARTQCLNWERLEDSLPNFLEELPDCPCTLDQARADSGRFHTDYGCDIEHGSVCTYHPEAVHCVRSVQASPRYGSGQQCCYTKAGTQLLTSDSISGSTPDRGHDWGAPPFRAPPRVPGLSHWLYDVISFYHCCLWAPECSRYMLRRPSSDCRSYRPPRLASAFGDPHFVTFDGANFTFNGYGEYVLLEAVLTNLRVQARAQPRTRPDGMQDRGTGLTAVAVQEGNSDVVEVRLAGDAGVLQVLLNQEVLSFAEQKWMDLKGMFLSVSAGDSVSIMLSSGAGLEVSVQGSFLSLSVLLPEKFLTHTQGLLGTLNDNATDDFTLRNGRVLPPTASSRELYQFGADWAVENASSLLTYDSRFLVNKFLYGPKHDPTYQPLFPEQTTLNPTQEPEVAKLCGDNHFCRFDVAATGNLSVGNATRLAHESHQYRMRSLQPVVSCGWLAPPLNGHKEGTKYLKGSEIYFHCENGYSLTGAEVSTCLADGTWSSPTPTCRPGRSHAVLLSIIFGGLALVAVVTLLYVLLYRRKSNM, encoded by the exons ATGAAGCTGTCCCTCCTGCCTTgcgccctgctgctgctgctggcgaCCGGCCCCGGCCCAGGCCCCTGGCCTGCAGCAG GTGCTCAGGAGAGCTGCTCCCAACGCTGTGGGGACCGGGGTGGACAGTGCTCCTGCCACCCAACCTGCTTCGGCCTGGGCACCTGCTGCTCGGACTTGCGTAACTTCTGCCTGGAGATCACACCCTATTCAGGCTCCATGATGGGTGGCAAGGATTTCGTGGTGCAGCACCTCACGTGGTCCGTCTCCACCGCCAGCGTGATCTGCAG GTTTAAGGAGAGTGTCCAGACCCTCGGCCACGTGGACTCCTTTGGACGTGTGCACTGTGTGTCACCCTTGCTTTACGAAACGGGCCGCATCCCCTTCACACTCTCTATGGACAATGGCCAATCCTTCAAGAGCTCTGGCACCTGGCTGGCCG TGCACCCCAGCAAAGTGTCGGAGATGGAGAAGAGCCAGCTAGTGAATGAGACCCGCTGGCAATATTATGGCACCACTGACGCCAGGGGTAACCTCTCCGTGACCTGGAACGCCACGGTTCTGTCCACACGCTCTGTGTCCATCGAGCTTTGGGGCTACGAGGAGACAG GAAAACCATACTCAGAGGAATGGACAGCAAAGTGGTCGTACCTGTATTCCCTGGCCACAAACGTCCCCAACTCCGGCTTCTTCACTTTCATCCCCAAACCCGCTCCTCAGAACTATCGGAGATGGGAAGTGGGTGCGCTTCGAATCATCAACAGCAACCACTACCCAGGAGAGAA GGATGTGCACGCACTCTGGAGCAATGAGCACGCCCTGGCCTGGCATCTGGGTGATGACTTCCAAGCAGACCCTGTGGCCTGGGCCCGCACTCAGTGTCTGAACTGGGAGAGGCTGGAGGACTCGCTGCCCAACTTCCTGGAAGAACTGCCTGACTGCCCCTGCACCCTGGACCAGGCCCGGGCTGACTCTGGACGCTTCCAT ACCGACTACGGCTGTGACATTGAGCATGGCAGTGTGTGCACCTACCACCCAGAGGCCGTGCACTGTGTGCGTTCTGTGCAAGCCAG CCCCCGGTATGGCTCAGGCCAGCAGTGCTGCTACACCAAGGCAGGCACGCAGCTCCTGACATCCGACTCGATCAGCGGCAGTACCCCGGACCGTGGCCATGATTGGGGTGCACCCCCCTTCCGCGCACCGCCCCGCGTGCCCGGCCTCTCCCACTGGCTGTACGACGTCATCAGCTTCTACCACTGCTGCCTCTGGGCACCCGAGTGCTCCCGCTACATGCTCCGACGGCCCTCCAGCGATTGCCGCAGCTACCGGCCTCCGCGCCTGG CCTCTGCTTTCGGGGACCCGCACTTTGTCACCTTCGATGGCGCCAACTTCACATTCAATGGATATGGCGAGTACGTGCTGCTGGAGGCAGTGCTGACCAACCTGAGGGTGCAGGCGCGGGCCCAGCCCAGGACAAGGCCCGACG GCATGCAGGACCGAGGCACAGGGCTGACCGCTGTGGCTGTCCAGGAGGGCAACTCAGACGTGGTGGAGGTCCGGCTCGCCGGGGACGCAGGGGTCCTGCAAGTGCTGCTGAACCAGGAGGTGCTCAGCTTCGCTGAGCAAAagtggatggacctgaagg GCATGTTCCTGTCGGTGTCTGCCGGGGACAGCGTATCTATCATGTTGTCATCGGGGGCAGGCCTGGAGGTCAGTGTCCAGGGTTCCTTCCTGAGTTTGTCCGTCCTGCTGCCCGAGAAGTTCCTTACCCACACTCAAGGACTCCTCGGGACACTCAATGACAACGCCACAGACGACTTCACTTTGCGCAACGGGCGGGTCCTGCCCCCCACTGCAAGTTCCCGAGAGCTGTACCAGTTTGGGGCTGACT GGGCTGTGGAGAACgcctcctccctgctcacctATGACTCCCGGTTCCTGGTCAACAAATTCCTATATGGGCCAAAGCATGACCCCACCTACCAGCCCCTCTTCCCCGAGCAGACCACCCTCAACCCCACCCAGGAGCCTGAAGTAGCCAAATTGTGTGGGGACAACCATTTCTGCCGCTTCGACGTGGCGGCAACTGGGAACCTGAGCGTGGGCAACGCCACACGGCTGGCCCACGAGTCGCACCAGTATCGCATGCGGAGTCTGCAGCCAG TGGTGTCCTGCGGCTGGCTGGCCCCGCCCCTCAATGGGCACAAGGAGGGCACCAAGTACCTGAAGGGCTCCGAGATCTACTTCCACTGCGAAAATGGCTATAGCCTGACCGGGGCGGAGGTCAGCACCTGCCTGGCTGATGGCACCTGGTCCAGCCCTACCCCGACCTGCCGGCCAG GGCGGAGCCATGCAGTGCTGCTAAGCATCATCTTCGGCGGCCTGGCGTTGGTCGCTGTGGTCACGCTCCTCTACGTGCTGCTGTACCGGAGGAAGAGCAACATGTGA